The DNA region ATGGTTTTGATCTCCTCAAGTAAATTTTCGCGTTCAGGATGGAACCAATGAATGCGCGGATCGGACTCCTTGAACCAGTTTGCCTGTCTACGGACGAAAATCCGTGTAATGCGCTTCATCTCCGCTTTTGCCTGCTCGGCGGTCAACTCGCCTTTGATCACTCCGACACATTCCCTGTATCCGATCGCAGACATGCTTGGCAAAGAAGGGGAGTAGCCTTTGTCGAGCAGACCTTTTACCTCATCCAGTAACCCAGCCGCAAACATCGTTTCGATGCGTTCATCCACCCGCTGATACAACTCCATCCGCGGACGCATCAACCCGATAGTGACAAGGTGATACGGCGCATCTCCCTGCCCGCGCTGCGCGGAGAATTTTCTTCCCGTAGTGAAGATGACCTCCAACGCCCGAATGGTGCGCCGATAATTTCGTGCGTCAATTTTCTCGGCGGCTTCAGGGTCGAGCGAATTTAGCGCTTCGTATAGCCACTCTTCCCCTCTTTCTTCTCTCATTTTCTCAAGAACCTTCCGCATCGACTCATTTGGCACCACCTCCGGCGGATTCCATCCCTCCGTCACTGCGCGGACGTACTGCCCCGTCCCGCCCACCAAAAACGGAAGTTTTTGGCGCTTGTGAATATCCGCGATGATTTCTCGCGCCTGTTGCTGGAAAACTGCCAAACTCAAGGTTTCGTCCGGGTTGACAATGTCGATCAGGTGATGCGGCGCGCGCGCCATCTCCGCGGGGGATGGCTTGGCAGTGCCGATATCCATGCCGCGGTAGAACAAACGCGAATCGGCTGAGACAATTTCACCGTTCAGCGTTTCCGCGAGTTGAATGGCAAGTTCTGTCTTGCCGACGGCGGTTGGTCCGACAATAAGAATGAGCGGCGGTTTTTTGGACAACTATCTCTCCAGTGCAGATTCGGCAGGGTTGTCTGGATTGTAATAAACAGTGACTGTCGTTCCGATTGGATAACGGTTGACGATCTCCTGTGCCTGTCCCGCGAAGCGGATGTTGAGGTATTGTTCGCCGGCTTTAATGATCTGGCTTTGATGGGATTTTCCGTTCACTTCGTATTGATAAACGACTACTGGATAGAGGCTTCCCCTGTGTCCCGACTGCACGCTGGACATCATCACTGTACCTGTTGTAGTGCGCCAGGTCTGTGCGGCTTGGCGGTAGGATGCCCCCTGCTGACTGCGCTTGTAGATGAAGTATCCAACCCCGCCAATGATCAGTAGAGGCAGGACAATAGTGCATATCGTGCCCGCTATCCCCATGAGGATGCCCAAACCGGTAATAATTAATGTAAGCACTTCCATCTCATCTCTCCTTGTTGTAAAACGATTTCCAAATGTTTTACTGGTTATCTTTCTGGTAAACTCCTGCCAATTGTAGTAATTCTAATTTTAGCACCGAGGGAGCTGTCATGATCAACTGGCAGGAATTGACGATCGACATGTTCGTCGAACAATTGAAGAAATCTTATCAACGCACATATGGGGATATCAACCCGGATTATGGTCGCATCGTTGCCTGGTGCGGACGGCTTTCTCTTGAAAATATCTCCAACTCGGATGCGTTGTACCACGATATTGACCATACGATCATGGTTTCACTTGCGGGGTTATCCATCATCGAAGGCAAACACCTGCGCGAAGGCGGGGTGACGCCAAATGACTGGATGCACTACATGATCGCAGTGCTTTGTCATGATATTGGATATGTCAAAGGCGTATGCAGGAACGACGTAAAGGATATGTTCGCCAGCGGACAGGGAAGTGAGATGATCAAAATTTCCCCTGATGGCACGGATGTCTCGTTGACGCCTTATCATGTCGACCGCAGTAAATTATTTGTCCATGAACGGTTTGGGAATGGGCTTCTCGCAAATATGACCGGTCAGCTTGATGCCGGGCGGATCGCTGATTATATCGAAATGACGCGCTTTCCGTCCCCGGGGGATGGGACCTACAGTGATACAAAGGGACTGGGAGGTCTTGTCCGCGCGGCGGATTTTGTCGGTCAATTGGGCGACCCCGATTATTTCCGCAAATCTCCCGCCCTATATTACGAATTTGAAGAACTCGGTTTGAATAAAAAATTCGGCTATAAATCTCCGAATGATCTGAGAAAAAATTACGCCAGATTTTATTGGGAGCGCGTCCACCCTTACATCAGGGATGCCATCCATTACCTGAGCCTGACCGAAGACGGCAAACAGTGGATCGCGAACATGCATTCCCACGTGTTCGAGTCAGAACATAATCAATGAGGCGATACTACCTTGAGTCCGATAATGCCGGTTACAATAAACAACAGAAAGATTATCCGCAATAGGTCAAAAGGTTCTTTGAAGAGGATGATACCAAGGGTAACAGCTCCAACAGCCCCTATCCCGGTCCATATTGCGTACGCGGTTCCGATCGGCAAGACTTTTGTCGCCAGCGCTAGGAAGTAAAAACTTACGATCATTCCCGCCACGGTGATAACGGACGGCAGGGGACGTGTGAAGCCCTGTGTGTACTTCAAGCCGATAGCCCATACGATCTCGAACAGCCCTGCGATGAAAAGATAGATCCAAGACATGGTTTCTCCTTTTGGAAAAACAAAAGCCCGGGAGGTTATTAATCTCCCGGGCTTTTATCCCTCCGTGTGCACAGTTTCCTGTGTGTTTTCTCTAGGTCACACATGAAGTAGAACCCTAGAAAACCAAATTTATTCTTTTGTAAGTCAGATTTATGCTTAAAAAAACGACGCTTGTAAATTTGTTTATCTTACTTTTATCATGTTCTGCCGACAATCAATTTTACATAAGGCATGGGCGATCACCTTCATCGCTTCTCCTGCGAATACGGGCGGATATGATCTGTAACCTCGTCCAATCGCGCCACTTCCTCTTCGTTTAAACTCCAGCCCGCGCCGCCCGCATTTTCCTCCGCCTGCCGCACATTTTTTGCGCCGGGAATGGGAAGTGCCCCTTTACAAATCACCCAATTCAATGCAACTTGTGAGATGGTCTTCCCACGACTTTGCCCGATCTCCTGCAGCAGGCGGATGACCGGCGGCAGTTTTTTCAGCATATCTGGATATTTGGAGCCGCGTGTACCCGAAGGCGGATTTTCGGATGAGTATTTTCCCGTTAATAGCCCCATTTCGAGAGGGGAATAGGCAATCAGGCGGATACCAAGTTCCTTGCAACGCGCCAACGTTCCATTTTTTTCCACTTCACGGTTCAGTAGACTGTAATGCACCTGATTGGACGCCAGCGGGATCCCATGTTGTGCCAGCGTGGAGTATGCCCTCAGCATGTGCTTCTGCCCAAAGTTGGATACGCCAACCGTCCGGGTTAGTCCCTGTTTGACGCATTCCACCATACCTTCCATCATCGTTTCCGGACTCATCAGCGGGCTGGGCCAATGGATCTGGTACAAGTCCACGGCGTCCAGTCCCAATCGTTCCAGACTTCCCTTCAACGCGCGCAGCAGCGAGCCTTTTGTCAATCTCCACGGCATGGGAAAGAACTTCGTCGCCACCAGCACTGGCTGGTCGATCTCTTTCAGAAAACCGCCGAGCATCCTCTCAGAACGCCCCGACCCATAGACTTCAGCAGTGTCGATAAACCGGACTCCAAGGCTAAGTGAAAAATCGAACGCTTCGCGGATGTCCTTATCCGTATGGGATTGCCCGTATGCCCAGACAACCCGGTCTCCCCATTGCCATGCCCCCAGCCCCATTTGAATGGCATGTAAAAAGCGCGTCTCGCTGCTCACTTCGGTCATGTTGTCTCCATGTTGATGAATTGCCTGATTCTATCTTAAAATATCGTTTCTTAAAAAAATTCAGGTTACAATTCAGCGCGCGAAAAAATATAAGGAACTAATGGAACGATATTTCCCAACCTCCGGTGGGGGACTATCGCTCCCGGAGTTCCGGGAGGTTCCCGTGACACAAAAATCATCAAAGCGGGACGAAGAGAGCGCCTCAAGCCTGAACGAGAGGCTGAGTCTGTCCTTCGTAGATATATCCCTGCTGACACGTGCTCTTACTCATCGCTCGTATGCCAATGAGCATCCAAACGGCGTGGAGGATAACGAACGCCTTGAATTCCTGGGTGATGCCGTGCTGGATTTCATTGTGGGAGAGTGGGCGTTCCATCGTTTTCCCGAAATGCAGGAAGGTCCCCTGACCAAGATCCGCGCTTCGCTCGTCAGGAACGAACAGCTCGCAAAACTCGCCCGTCGTCTGGAACTCGGTCAAGCCCTTCGGTTGGGGCGGGGCGAGAAATCATCCGGCGGTCATTTGCGTGACAGCCTGCTCGGATCCACGTTCGAGGCGTTGATTGGCGCCATGTATCTTGACTCAGGTATTGACAAAGTAAAGATGTTTGTCTATCCCCTGCTCGATTGGATGAAAGGCTCACTTTTCGACGAGCTCACCGATCCGAAGAGCCTCCTGCAGGAGCTCACCCAAGCGTTAAAGTTGGGAACGCCGCATTATCGTGTTGTGGAAATCAGCGGACCCGACCATGCCCGTATTTTTGAGGTGGAGGTGAAAGTGGCGGGTGAGGTCAAGGGACGTGGAACAGGTTCCAGTAAAAGCAGTGCCGAACGCGCAGCTGCCAAAGATGCGCTCAGCCATTTCTAAATCCAATATCACAGATCGAATCATCAAATGCCTCTTCGTCTAAAATCACTCGAACTGCAAGGATACAAAACCTTCGCCTCGCGCACCGTCTTCGAATTTGCCGCGGGCATCACCGCCATTGTCGGACCAAACGGTTCGGGCAAATCCAACATCGCCGACTCATTGCGGTGGGTGCTGGGCGAACAGTCCTACGCCTTATTGCGCGGCAAGAAGACCGAAGACATGATCTTCTCAGGCTCCGAGCACCGCGCCCGCGCAGGCATGGCGCAAGCCACCATCAACTTTGATAACACGGATCAGTGGCTGCCGCTCGACTTCACCGAAGTCTCGATGGGACGTGTCGCCCACCGCGACGGTCACAATGAATACATCATCAACAACCAGCAAGTCCGCTTGCGTGAGATGAACGAACTGCTCGCCCAGGCAGGCTTGAGCGAGCGGACCTACACCATTCTCGGTCAGGGCTTGGTGGACGCATCCCTCGCCCTCAAAGCGGACGAACGCCGCCGCTTGTTCGAGGAAGCCGCAGGTGTCGGTCTCTACCGCACCCGCCGTGAAGACGCCCTCAAACGCCTTGACAATACCGAACGCAACCTCGAACGCGTGCTGGATATCATGTCCGAACTCGAGCCGCGCCTGCGCAGCTTGGAACGGCAGGCGAAACGCGCCATCGAATTCACCCGCGCCCAAGCGGACCTGAAACTGATCCTGCGCGAGTGGTATGGCTTCCACTGGCACCGCGCCCAACGTGACCTGACTGACGCCCGTGAAGCCGTGCGCGGACAGGAAGCCCGCGTCAACGAAGCGCGTGCCATCCACGAAAAGGCGCAGGCGGAGTACACCTCCTTCCGCGAGCGGCTTTCGGGCTTGCGCGCCCACCTCAACGAGTGGCATCGCAAAGCCGCCGAACTGCACACCCAGCGCGAAACCATCAGCCGTGAACTGGCTGTGCTCGAAGAACGCCGCCGCGCACTCACTGCTTCGCAGGCGTCCATCCTGTCCGATCAGGAAGCGGCGATGAATGAACTACACCTCGCCCGCGAACGCTACCACGAAGCCGAAGCGGATGCGGCGCGTATGCAGGTCGAATATGACGAAGCCAATGCGCAACTGAACAACGCGCAAAACGCCTTCCACTCGCGCCAGTCGGAGCGCGACAGGTTCGAAGAGCAGATTCAATTCGTCCGCGCGGAGATCGAAGCGTTGACCCAGCAGCGTGCCGAGAACAACGCCCGCCTCGACGAACTAGAATCGCGCATCGAAGCGCAGAATCAAAAAATCCAGCAGACCGAAGCGGCGATCGCAGACGCCGAAAAAGCGGCGGAACGCGCCAAAGCGCAATACGAATCCGCGCGCGCAGCGCGTGATGAAGCCAGCCTTGCCTTGCAAACCGCGGAAGACACCGCGCTCGCCAGACGGGCGGAAATGGAACGCATCGAACACGAACGCCGTGCCGCGCTCGAAGAACGCACCAAACAGGAATCCGATCACTCGCGCTTGAAGGCACAGATCGAAGTCATCGAACAATCCGAGCAATCGTTGGCGGGCTATGCCGAAGGCGCGCGCTTTTTGCTCGACGCCGCGCGCCAGTCGAAACTCAACGGCGCGCGTGGTGCGCTCTCTGCCGCGCTCGATGTCCCTGCCGAACTCGAAACCGCCATTGCCGCCGCGCTCGGCGACACGCTTGACGCGGTGCTCATCGATCCGAACGAACTCGAGAATGCCTTGCAATTGCTGGAAGCGTATGAAGCGGGTCGCGCCGCACTTCTCCCGCTCATTTCGCAGGATGAAATCCTGCGCTACGAACTCAACGATGAGATTCTCGGAATCGCTTCCGAACTCGTCCGCGCGCCCGAAGAACTTCGCAGCGCCGTACGCCTTACGCTTGGGCAGACTCTCATCGTGCGTGACCGCACCACTGCCCGCCGCCTTCAAGCAGATTTGCCGACTCACGCCCGTGCGGTGACGTTACGCGGAGAAGTCTTCCGCGGTGATGGTTTGGTCATCGCCGGGAAAACCGCCTCTTCCTCGACCTTGAGCCGGGGTCGCCAGAAACGGGAATTTGAATCCACCCTCAGCGGACTCATCGCCCGCCTTAACGACTCTAATGCCTTGGTCGAGCGCCTGTCCAATGAGTTGGCGGCGGCACAGCGCGATTTGGCATCCGCCGAGACTGATGCGCGCGAAAGCCGCGTCCGCTTGGGAGAGGCTCAGGAAACCGAGCAGCAGGCTGGGTTGGAGGCTGAAGCGGTGGCGCGTCAACTCGAATGGCAGAAAAATCAACTCGGGCAGTTGAAATCCGAATTGGACGAATCGCTTTCCATCCAAAATAAATTGACCGAATCGCAAACAGACGTGGAAAACCAAACCGTGCTGGCGCAGTCGAATTTGAAGGAAATGACTGCGGGGCTTGCCGCCATCTCCGCCGATGAGTTGAAGGAACAGGCTTCGTATTGGAGCACGCGCGCGGCGGTGACGGAAGGCAGCCTGACTGCGGCGCAGTCCAAACTGGCTGAGCGCAGTGCTGAGATCACCCGTCTCGATGTGCGCCGCGCCGAATTGGTGGCACGTTTACAGGAAGCCGAAACTTCGTTGAACGGTTTGGATGTGGAAAAAACGAATTTGCGCGAACGCGAAACCACGCTGACCGTGCAGATCGAGGAGATGCGGGTGCAGATCGAGCCTGCTGAAAAGGAACTTGCGGCGGCGGAGCAGGAAGAGACGCGTTTGCAGGAAGCTGAAACCAACGCCCAGCGCGGGTTTGCGAATGCCGAGCGTTTACAAGGGCATTTGCAGTTGGAACTGACCCGTAAGCAGGAAGCGCTTGAAAATCTACAGCAAAAGATCACCGACGATTTCGGTTTGGTGATGTTCGATTACGCGGCGGATGTTTCGGGACCCGTGCCTTTGCCGCTGGATGGCATGGTGGAGCAGCTGCCCGTCGTGACCGAGCTCGCGCCTGAGTTGGAAGATCAACTGACCCAGCACCGCGCGCAACTGCGCCGTATGGGTGCCATCAACCCCGATGCAAAGGCGGAGTTCGATCAGGAA from Anaerolineales bacterium includes:
- the miaA gene encoding tRNA (adenosine(37)-N6)-dimethylallyltransferase MiaA, translating into MSKKPPLILIVGPTAVGKTELAIQLAETLNGEIVSADSRLFYRGMDIGTAKPSPAEMARAPHHLIDIVNPDETLSLAVFQQQAREIIADIHKRQKLPFLVGGTGQYVRAVTEGWNPPEVVPNESMRKVLEKMREERGEEWLYEALNSLDPEAAEKIDARNYRRTIRALEVIFTTGRKFSAQRGQGDAPYHLVTIGLMRPRMELYQRVDERIETMFAAGLLDEVKGLLDKGYSPSLPSMSAIGYRECVGVIKGELTAEQAKAEMKRITRIFVRRQANWFKESDPRIHWFHPERENLLEEIKTIIRNSMKKQVL
- a CDS encoding DUF3592 domain-containing protein, with protein sequence MEVLTLIITGLGILMGIAGTICTIVLPLLIIGGVGYFIYKRSQQGASYRQAAQTWRTTTGTVMMSSVQSGHRGSLYPVVVYQYEVNGKSHQSQIIKAGEQYLNIRFAGQAQEIVNRYPIGTTVTVYYNPDNPAESALER
- the sugE gene encoding quaternary ammonium compound efflux SMR transporter SugE, whose amino-acid sequence is MSWIYLFIAGLFEIVWAIGLKYTQGFTRPLPSVITVAGMIVSFYFLALATKVLPIGTAYAIWTGIGAVGAVTLGIILFKEPFDLLRIIFLLFIVTGIIGLKVVSPH
- a CDS encoding aldo/keto reductase, producing the protein MTEVSSETRFLHAIQMGLGAWQWGDRVVWAYGQSHTDKDIREAFDFSLSLGVRFIDTAEVYGSGRSERMLGGFLKEIDQPVLVATKFFPMPWRLTKGSLLRALKGSLERLGLDAVDLYQIHWPSPLMSPETMMEGMVECVKQGLTRTVGVSNFGQKHMLRAYSTLAQHGIPLASNQVHYSLLNREVEKNGTLARCKELGIRLIAYSPLEMGLLTGKYSSENPPSGTRGSKYPDMLKKLPPVIRLLQEIGQSRGKTISQVALNWVICKGALPIPGAKNVRQAEENAGGAGWSLNEEEVARLDEVTDHIRPYSQEKR
- the rnc gene encoding ribonuclease III, producing MTQKSSKRDEESASSLNERLSLSFVDISLLTRALTHRSYANEHPNGVEDNERLEFLGDAVLDFIVGEWAFHRFPEMQEGPLTKIRASLVRNEQLAKLARRLELGQALRLGRGEKSSGGHLRDSLLGSTFEALIGAMYLDSGIDKVKMFVYPLLDWMKGSLFDELTDPKSLLQELTQALKLGTPHYRVVEISGPDHARIFEVEVKVAGEVKGRGTGSSKSSAERAAAKDALSHF
- the smc gene encoding chromosome segregation protein SMC, which translates into the protein MPLRLKSLELQGYKTFASRTVFEFAAGITAIVGPNGSGKSNIADSLRWVLGEQSYALLRGKKTEDMIFSGSEHRARAGMAQATINFDNTDQWLPLDFTEVSMGRVAHRDGHNEYIINNQQVRLREMNELLAQAGLSERTYTILGQGLVDASLALKADERRRLFEEAAGVGLYRTRREDALKRLDNTERNLERVLDIMSELEPRLRSLERQAKRAIEFTRAQADLKLILREWYGFHWHRAQRDLTDAREAVRGQEARVNEARAIHEKAQAEYTSFRERLSGLRAHLNEWHRKAAELHTQRETISRELAVLEERRRALTASQASILSDQEAAMNELHLARERYHEAEADAARMQVEYDEANAQLNNAQNAFHSRQSERDRFEEQIQFVRAEIEALTQQRAENNARLDELESRIEAQNQKIQQTEAAIADAEKAAERAKAQYESARAARDEASLALQTAEDTALARRAEMERIEHERRAALEERTKQESDHSRLKAQIEVIEQSEQSLAGYAEGARFLLDAARQSKLNGARGALSAALDVPAELETAIAAALGDTLDAVLIDPNELENALQLLEAYEAGRAALLPLISQDEILRYELNDEILGIASELVRAPEELRSAVRLTLGQTLIVRDRTTARRLQADLPTHARAVTLRGEVFRGDGLVIAGKTASSSTLSRGRQKREFESTLSGLIARLNDSNALVERLSNELAAAQRDLASAETDARESRVRLGEAQETEQQAGLEAEAVARQLEWQKNQLGQLKSELDESLSIQNKLTESQTDVENQTVLAQSNLKEMTAGLAAISADELKEQASYWSTRAAVTEGSLTAAQSKLAERSAEITRLDVRRAELVARLQEAETSLNGLDVEKTNLRERETTLTVQIEEMRVQIEPAEKELAAAEQEETRLQEAETNAQRGFANAERLQGHLQLELTRKQEALENLQQKITDDFGLVMFDYAADVSGPVPLPLDGMVEQLPVVTELAPELEDQLTQHRAQLRRMGAINPDAKAEFDQEKERYEFMKTQIEDLHKAQADLKQVIAELDELTKQEFVKTFDAVDKQFRETFVRLFGGGSARLALTDPENLVETGIEIEARLPGRREQGLALLSGGERSLTAIALVFALLKVSPTPVCVMDEVDAMLDEANVGRFRDLLVDLSKDTQFIIITHNRNTVQAADIIYGVTMGRDSASQIISLRLDQVTDDMLKRG